From a region of the Rhinopithecus roxellana isolate Shanxi Qingling chromosome 8, ASM756505v1, whole genome shotgun sequence genome:
- the MUC1 gene encoding mucin-1 isoform X2 translates to MTPGTQSPFFLLLILTVLTAATAPEPTTVVTGSGHTSSTPGGEKETSATQRSSMSISTKNAVSMTSSVLSSHSPVSGSSTTQGQDVTPALDMEPATGSTITLGRDVTSAPDTSAAPGSTAPTAHDVTSAPDTSAAPGSTAPPAHDVTSAPDTSAAPGSTAPPAHDVTLAPDASAAQGSTAPPAHDVTSAPDTSAAPRSTAPPAHDVTLAPDASAVPGSTALPAHDVTSAPDTRPALGSTAPPAHDVTLASGSASGSASTLVHNSTFARTTTTPASKSTPFSIPSHHSDTPTTLASHSTKTDASSTHHSTVPPLTSSNHSTSPQLSIGVSFFFLSFHISNLQFNSSLEDPSTNYYQQLQRDISELFLQIYKQGDFLGLSNIKFRPGSVVVQSTLVFREGTTNVHDVETQFNQRKTEAASRYNLMISDISVRDVPFPFSAQSGAGVPGWGIALLVLVCVLVVLAIVYFIALAVCQCRQKNYRQLDIFPARDAYHPMSEYPTYHTHGRYVPPGSTNRSPYEEVSAGNGGSSLSYTNPAVAATSANL, encoded by the exons ATGACACCAGGCACCCAGTCTCCTTTCTTCCTGCTCCTGATCCTCACAGTGCTTACAG CTGCCACGGCCCCTGAACCCACAACAGTTGTTACAGGTTCTGGTCATACAAGCTCTACCCCAGGCGGAGAAAAGGAGACTTCGGCTACCCAAAGAAGTTCAAtgtccatctctactaagaatgctGTGAGTATGACCAGCAGTGTACTCTCCAGCCACAGCCCCGTTTCAGGCTCCTCCACCACTCAGGGACAGGATGTCACCCCAGCCCTGGACATGGAACCAGCCACAGGTTCGACTATCACCTTGGGACGGGATGTCACCTCGGCCCCGGACaccagtgcagccccgggctccACCGCCCCCACAGCCCACGATGTCACCTCGGCCCCGGACaccagtgcagccccgggctccACCGCCCCCCCAGCCCACGATGTCACCTCGGCCCCGGACaccagtgcagccccgggctccACCGCCCCCCCAGCCCACGATGTCACCTTGGCCCCGGATGCCAGTGCAGCCCAGGGCTCCACCGCCCCCCCAGCCCACGATGTCACCTCGGCCCCGGACACCAGTGCAGCCCCGCGCTCCACCGCCCCCCCAGCCCACGATGTCACCTTGGCCCCGGATGCCAGTGCAGTCCCGGGCTCCACCGCGCTCCCAGCCCACGATGTCACCTCGGCCCCGGACACCAGGCCGGCCTTGGGCTCCACTGCTCCCCCAGCCCACGATGTCACCTTGGCCTCAGGCTCTGCATCAGGCTCAGCTTCCACTCTGGTGCACAACAGCACCTTTGCCAGGACTACCACCACCCCAGCCAGCAAGAGCACTCCATTCTCAATTCCCAGCCACCACTCTGATACTCCTACCACCCTTGCCAGCCACAGCACCAAGACTGACGCCAGTAGCACTCACCATAGCACAGTAcctcctctcacctcctccaATCACAGCACTTCTCCCCAGTTGTCTATTGgggtctctttctttttcctgtcttttcacatttcaaacctTCAGTTTAATTCCTCTCTGGAAGATCCCAGCACCAACTACTACCAACAGCTGCAGAGAGACATTTCTGAATTG TTTTTGCAGATTTATAAACAAGGGGATTTTCTGGGCCTCTCCAATATTAAGTTCAG GCCAGGATCTGTGGTGGTACAATCGACTCTGGTCTTCCGAGAAGGTACCACCAATGTCCACGACGTGGAGACACAGTTCAATCAACGTAAAACGGAAGCAGCCTCTCGATATAACCTGATGATCTCAGACATCAGCG TGCGTGATGTGCCATTTCCTTTCTCTGCCCAGTCCGGGGCTGGGGTGCCAGGTTGGGGCATTGCGCTCCTGGTGCTGGTCTGTGTTCTGGTTGTGCTGGCCATCGTCTATTTCATTGCCTTG GCTGTCTGTCAGTGCCGCCAAAAGAACTATAGGCAGCTGGACATCTTTCCCGCCCGGGATGCCTACCATCCTATGAGCGAGTACCCCACCTACCACACCCATGGGCGCTATGTGCCCCCTGGCAGTACCAATCGTAGCCCCTATGAGGAG GTTTCTGCAGGTAATGGTGGCAGCAGCCTCTCTTACACAAACCCAGCAGTGGCAGCCACTTCTGCCAACTTGTAG
- the MUC1 gene encoding mucin-1 isoform X1 — MTPGTQSPFFLLLILTVLTAATAPEPTTVVTGSGHTSSTPGGEKETSATQRSSMSISTKNAVSMTSSVLSSHSPVSGSSTTQGQDVTPALDMEPATGSTITLGRDVTSAPDTSAAPGSTAPTAHDVTSAPDTSAAPGSTAPPAHDVTSAPDTSAAPGSTAPPAHDVTLAPDASAAQGSTAPPAHDVTSAPDTSAAPRSTAPPAHDVTLAPDASAVPGSTALPAHDVTSAPDTRPALGSTAPPAHDVTLASGSASGSASTLVHNSTFARTTTTPASKSTPFSIPSHHSDTPTTLASHSTKTDASSTHHSTVPPLTSSNHSTSPQLSIGVSFFFLSFHISNLQFNSSLEDPSTNYYQQLQRDISELFLQIYKQGDFLGLSNIKFRPGSVVVQSTLVFREGTTNVHDVETQFNQRKTEAASRYNLMISDISVRDVPFPFSAQSGAGVPGWGIALLVLVCVLVVLAIVYFIALAVCQCRQKNYRQLDIFPARDAYHPMSEYPTYHTHGRYVPPGSTNRSPYEEVRLGPTGRGRQRLWLGKDSEGGTWKTQRAWKR, encoded by the exons ATGACACCAGGCACCCAGTCTCCTTTCTTCCTGCTCCTGATCCTCACAGTGCTTACAG CTGCCACGGCCCCTGAACCCACAACAGTTGTTACAGGTTCTGGTCATACAAGCTCTACCCCAGGCGGAGAAAAGGAGACTTCGGCTACCCAAAGAAGTTCAAtgtccatctctactaagaatgctGTGAGTATGACCAGCAGTGTACTCTCCAGCCACAGCCCCGTTTCAGGCTCCTCCACCACTCAGGGACAGGATGTCACCCCAGCCCTGGACATGGAACCAGCCACAGGTTCGACTATCACCTTGGGACGGGATGTCACCTCGGCCCCGGACaccagtgcagccccgggctccACCGCCCCCACAGCCCACGATGTCACCTCGGCCCCGGACaccagtgcagccccgggctccACCGCCCCCCCAGCCCACGATGTCACCTCGGCCCCGGACaccagtgcagccccgggctccACCGCCCCCCCAGCCCACGATGTCACCTTGGCCCCGGATGCCAGTGCAGCCCAGGGCTCCACCGCCCCCCCAGCCCACGATGTCACCTCGGCCCCGGACACCAGTGCAGCCCCGCGCTCCACCGCCCCCCCAGCCCACGATGTCACCTTGGCCCCGGATGCCAGTGCAGTCCCGGGCTCCACCGCGCTCCCAGCCCACGATGTCACCTCGGCCCCGGACACCAGGCCGGCCTTGGGCTCCACTGCTCCCCCAGCCCACGATGTCACCTTGGCCTCAGGCTCTGCATCAGGCTCAGCTTCCACTCTGGTGCACAACAGCACCTTTGCCAGGACTACCACCACCCCAGCCAGCAAGAGCACTCCATTCTCAATTCCCAGCCACCACTCTGATACTCCTACCACCCTTGCCAGCCACAGCACCAAGACTGACGCCAGTAGCACTCACCATAGCACAGTAcctcctctcacctcctccaATCACAGCACTTCTCCCCAGTTGTCTATTGgggtctctttctttttcctgtcttttcacatttcaaacctTCAGTTTAATTCCTCTCTGGAAGATCCCAGCACCAACTACTACCAACAGCTGCAGAGAGACATTTCTGAATTG TTTTTGCAGATTTATAAACAAGGGGATTTTCTGGGCCTCTCCAATATTAAGTTCAG GCCAGGATCTGTGGTGGTACAATCGACTCTGGTCTTCCGAGAAGGTACCACCAATGTCCACGACGTGGAGACACAGTTCAATCAACGTAAAACGGAAGCAGCCTCTCGATATAACCTGATGATCTCAGACATCAGCG TGCGTGATGTGCCATTTCCTTTCTCTGCCCAGTCCGGGGCTGGGGTGCCAGGTTGGGGCATTGCGCTCCTGGTGCTGGTCTGTGTTCTGGTTGTGCTGGCCATCGTCTATTTCATTGCCTTG GCTGTCTGTCAGTGCCGCCAAAAGAACTATAGGCAGCTGGACATCTTTCCCGCCCGGGATGCCTACCATCCTATGAGCGAGTACCCCACCTACCACACCCATGGGCGCTATGTGCCCCCTGGCAGTACCAATCGTAGCCCCTATGAGGAGGTGAGATTGGGCCCCACAGGCCGGGGGAGGCAGAGGCTTTGGCTGGGCAAGGATTCTGAAGGGGGTACTTGGAAAACCCAAAGAGCTTGGAAGAGGTGA
- the MUC1 gene encoding mucin-1 isoform X3 encodes MTPGTQSPFFLLLILTVLTVVTGSGHTSSTPGGEKETSATQRSSMSISTKNAVSMTSSVLSSHSPVSGSSTTQGQDVTPALDMEPATGSTITLGRDVTSAPDTSAAPGSTAPTAHDVTSAPDTSAAPGSTAPPAHDVTSAPDTSAAPGSTAPPAHDVTLAPDASAAQGSTAPPAHDVTSAPDTSAAPRSTAPPAHDVTLAPDASAVPGSTALPAHDVTSAPDTRPALGSTAPPAHDVTLASGSASGSASTLVHNSTFARTTTTPASKSTPFSIPSHHSDTPTTLASHSTKTDASSTHHSTVPPLTSSNHSTSPQLSIGVSFFFLSFHISNLQFNSSLEDPSTNYYQQLQRDISELFLQIYKQGDFLGLSNIKFRPGSVVVQSTLVFREGTTNVHDVETQFNQRKTEAASRYNLMISDISVRDVPFPFSAQSGAGVPGWGIALLVLVCVLVVLAIVYFIALAVCQCRQKNYRQLDIFPARDAYHPMSEYPTYHTHGRYVPPGSTNRSPYEEVRLGPTGRGRQRLWLGKDSEGGTWKTQRAWKR; translated from the exons ATGACACCAGGCACCCAGTCTCCTTTCTTCCTGCTCCTGATCCTCACAGTGCTTACAG TTGTTACAGGTTCTGGTCATACAAGCTCTACCCCAGGCGGAGAAAAGGAGACTTCGGCTACCCAAAGAAGTTCAAtgtccatctctactaagaatgctGTGAGTATGACCAGCAGTGTACTCTCCAGCCACAGCCCCGTTTCAGGCTCCTCCACCACTCAGGGACAGGATGTCACCCCAGCCCTGGACATGGAACCAGCCACAGGTTCGACTATCACCTTGGGACGGGATGTCACCTCGGCCCCGGACaccagtgcagccccgggctccACCGCCCCCACAGCCCACGATGTCACCTCGGCCCCGGACaccagtgcagccccgggctccACCGCCCCCCCAGCCCACGATGTCACCTCGGCCCCGGACaccagtgcagccccgggctccACCGCCCCCCCAGCCCACGATGTCACCTTGGCCCCGGATGCCAGTGCAGCCCAGGGCTCCACCGCCCCCCCAGCCCACGATGTCACCTCGGCCCCGGACACCAGTGCAGCCCCGCGCTCCACCGCCCCCCCAGCCCACGATGTCACCTTGGCCCCGGATGCCAGTGCAGTCCCGGGCTCCACCGCGCTCCCAGCCCACGATGTCACCTCGGCCCCGGACACCAGGCCGGCCTTGGGCTCCACTGCTCCCCCAGCCCACGATGTCACCTTGGCCTCAGGCTCTGCATCAGGCTCAGCTTCCACTCTGGTGCACAACAGCACCTTTGCCAGGACTACCACCACCCCAGCCAGCAAGAGCACTCCATTCTCAATTCCCAGCCACCACTCTGATACTCCTACCACCCTTGCCAGCCACAGCACCAAGACTGACGCCAGTAGCACTCACCATAGCACAGTAcctcctctcacctcctccaATCACAGCACTTCTCCCCAGTTGTCTATTGgggtctctttctttttcctgtcttttcacatttcaaacctTCAGTTTAATTCCTCTCTGGAAGATCCCAGCACCAACTACTACCAACAGCTGCAGAGAGACATTTCTGAATTG TTTTTGCAGATTTATAAACAAGGGGATTTTCTGGGCCTCTCCAATATTAAGTTCAG GCCAGGATCTGTGGTGGTACAATCGACTCTGGTCTTCCGAGAAGGTACCACCAATGTCCACGACGTGGAGACACAGTTCAATCAACGTAAAACGGAAGCAGCCTCTCGATATAACCTGATGATCTCAGACATCAGCG TGCGTGATGTGCCATTTCCTTTCTCTGCCCAGTCCGGGGCTGGGGTGCCAGGTTGGGGCATTGCGCTCCTGGTGCTGGTCTGTGTTCTGGTTGTGCTGGCCATCGTCTATTTCATTGCCTTG GCTGTCTGTCAGTGCCGCCAAAAGAACTATAGGCAGCTGGACATCTTTCCCGCCCGGGATGCCTACCATCCTATGAGCGAGTACCCCACCTACCACACCCATGGGCGCTATGTGCCCCCTGGCAGTACCAATCGTAGCCCCTATGAGGAGGTGAGATTGGGCCCCACAGGCCGGGGGAGGCAGAGGCTTTGGCTGGGCAAGGATTCTGAAGGGGGTACTTGGAAAACCCAAAGAGCTTGGAAGAGGTGA
- the MUC1 gene encoding mucin-1 isoform X7 gives MTPGTQSPFFLLLILTVLTAATAPEPTTVVTGSGHTSSTPGGEKETSATQRSSMSISTKNAIPAPTTTNSCRETFLNCFCRFINKGIFWASPILSSVRDVPFPFSAQSGAGVPGWGIALLVLVCVLVVLAIVYFIALAVCQCRQKNYRQLDIFPARDAYHPMSEYPTYHTHGRYVPPGSTNRSPYEEVSAGNGGSSLSYTNPAVAATSANL, from the exons ATGACACCAGGCACCCAGTCTCCTTTCTTCCTGCTCCTGATCCTCACAGTGCTTACAG CTGCCACGGCCCCTGAACCCACAACAGTTGTTACAGGTTCTGGTCATACAAGCTCTACCCCAGGCGGAGAAAAGGAGACTTCGGCTACCCAAAGAAGTTCAAtgtccatctctactaagaatgct ATCCCAGCACCAACTACTACCAACAGCTGCAGAGAGACATTTCTGAATTG TTTTTGCAGATTTATAAACAAGGGGATTTTCTGGGCCTCTCCAATATTAAGTTCAG TGCGTGATGTGCCATTTCCTTTCTCTGCCCAGTCCGGGGCTGGGGTGCCAGGTTGGGGCATTGCGCTCCTGGTGCTGGTCTGTGTTCTGGTTGTGCTGGCCATCGTCTATTTCATTGCCTTG GCTGTCTGTCAGTGCCGCCAAAAGAACTATAGGCAGCTGGACATCTTTCCCGCCCGGGATGCCTACCATCCTATGAGCGAGTACCCCACCTACCACACCCATGGGCGCTATGTGCCCCCTGGCAGTACCAATCGTAGCCCCTATGAGGAG GTTTCTGCAGGTAATGGTGGCAGCAGCCTCTCTTACACAAACCCAGCAGTGGCAGCCACTTCTGCCAACTTGTAG
- the MUC1 gene encoding mucin-1 isoform X5, giving the protein MTPGTQSPFFLLLILTVLTAATAPEPTTVVTGSGHTSSTPGGEKETSATQRSSMSISTKNAIYKQGDFLGLSNIKFRPGSVVVQSTLVFREGTTNVHDVETQFNQRKTEAASRYNLMISDISVRDVPFPFSAQSGAGVPGWGIALLVLVCVLVVLAIVYFIALAVCQCRQKNYRQLDIFPARDAYHPMSEYPTYHTHGRYVPPGSTNRSPYEEVSAGNGGSSLSYTNPAVAATSANL; this is encoded by the exons ATGACACCAGGCACCCAGTCTCCTTTCTTCCTGCTCCTGATCCTCACAGTGCTTACAG CTGCCACGGCCCCTGAACCCACAACAGTTGTTACAGGTTCTGGTCATACAAGCTCTACCCCAGGCGGAGAAAAGGAGACTTCGGCTACCCAAAGAAGTTCAAtgtccatctctactaagaatgct ATTTATAAACAAGGGGATTTTCTGGGCCTCTCCAATATTAAGTTCAG GCCAGGATCTGTGGTGGTACAATCGACTCTGGTCTTCCGAGAAGGTACCACCAATGTCCACGACGTGGAGACACAGTTCAATCAACGTAAAACGGAAGCAGCCTCTCGATATAACCTGATGATCTCAGACATCAGCG TGCGTGATGTGCCATTTCCTTTCTCTGCCCAGTCCGGGGCTGGGGTGCCAGGTTGGGGCATTGCGCTCCTGGTGCTGGTCTGTGTTCTGGTTGTGCTGGCCATCGTCTATTTCATTGCCTTG GCTGTCTGTCAGTGCCGCCAAAAGAACTATAGGCAGCTGGACATCTTTCCCGCCCGGGATGCCTACCATCCTATGAGCGAGTACCCCACCTACCACACCCATGGGCGCTATGTGCCCCCTGGCAGTACCAATCGTAGCCCCTATGAGGAG GTTTCTGCAGGTAATGGTGGCAGCAGCCTCTCTTACACAAACCCAGCAGTGGCAGCCACTTCTGCCAACTTGTAG
- the MUC1 gene encoding mucin-1 isoform X4 → MTPGTQSPFFLLLILTVLTVVTGSGHTSSTPGGEKETSATQRSSMSISTKNAVSMTSSVLSSHSPVSGSSTTQGQDVTPALDMEPATGSTITLGRDVTSAPDTSAAPGSTAPTAHDVTSAPDTSAAPGSTAPPAHDVTSAPDTSAAPGSTAPPAHDVTLAPDASAAQGSTAPPAHDVTSAPDTSAAPRSTAPPAHDVTLAPDASAVPGSTALPAHDVTSAPDTRPALGSTAPPAHDVTLASGSASGSASTLVHNSTFARTTTTPASKSTPFSIPSHHSDTPTTLASHSTKTDASSTHHSTVPPLTSSNHSTSPQLSIGVSFFFLSFHISNLQFNSSLEDPSTNYYQQLQRDISELFLQIYKQGDFLGLSNIKFRPGSVVVQSTLVFREGTTNVHDVETQFNQRKTEAASRYNLMISDISVRDVPFPFSAQSGAGVPGWGIALLVLVCVLVVLAIVYFIALAVCQCRQKNYRQLDIFPARDAYHPMSEYPTYHTHGRYVPPGSTNRSPYEEVSAGNGGSSLSYTNPAVAATSANL, encoded by the exons ATGACACCAGGCACCCAGTCTCCTTTCTTCCTGCTCCTGATCCTCACAGTGCTTACAG TTGTTACAGGTTCTGGTCATACAAGCTCTACCCCAGGCGGAGAAAAGGAGACTTCGGCTACCCAAAGAAGTTCAAtgtccatctctactaagaatgctGTGAGTATGACCAGCAGTGTACTCTCCAGCCACAGCCCCGTTTCAGGCTCCTCCACCACTCAGGGACAGGATGTCACCCCAGCCCTGGACATGGAACCAGCCACAGGTTCGACTATCACCTTGGGACGGGATGTCACCTCGGCCCCGGACaccagtgcagccccgggctccACCGCCCCCACAGCCCACGATGTCACCTCGGCCCCGGACaccagtgcagccccgggctccACCGCCCCCCCAGCCCACGATGTCACCTCGGCCCCGGACaccagtgcagccccgggctccACCGCCCCCCCAGCCCACGATGTCACCTTGGCCCCGGATGCCAGTGCAGCCCAGGGCTCCACCGCCCCCCCAGCCCACGATGTCACCTCGGCCCCGGACACCAGTGCAGCCCCGCGCTCCACCGCCCCCCCAGCCCACGATGTCACCTTGGCCCCGGATGCCAGTGCAGTCCCGGGCTCCACCGCGCTCCCAGCCCACGATGTCACCTCGGCCCCGGACACCAGGCCGGCCTTGGGCTCCACTGCTCCCCCAGCCCACGATGTCACCTTGGCCTCAGGCTCTGCATCAGGCTCAGCTTCCACTCTGGTGCACAACAGCACCTTTGCCAGGACTACCACCACCCCAGCCAGCAAGAGCACTCCATTCTCAATTCCCAGCCACCACTCTGATACTCCTACCACCCTTGCCAGCCACAGCACCAAGACTGACGCCAGTAGCACTCACCATAGCACAGTAcctcctctcacctcctccaATCACAGCACTTCTCCCCAGTTGTCTATTGgggtctctttctttttcctgtcttttcacatttcaaacctTCAGTTTAATTCCTCTCTGGAAGATCCCAGCACCAACTACTACCAACAGCTGCAGAGAGACATTTCTGAATTG TTTTTGCAGATTTATAAACAAGGGGATTTTCTGGGCCTCTCCAATATTAAGTTCAG GCCAGGATCTGTGGTGGTACAATCGACTCTGGTCTTCCGAGAAGGTACCACCAATGTCCACGACGTGGAGACACAGTTCAATCAACGTAAAACGGAAGCAGCCTCTCGATATAACCTGATGATCTCAGACATCAGCG TGCGTGATGTGCCATTTCCTTTCTCTGCCCAGTCCGGGGCTGGGGTGCCAGGTTGGGGCATTGCGCTCCTGGTGCTGGTCTGTGTTCTGGTTGTGCTGGCCATCGTCTATTTCATTGCCTTG GCTGTCTGTCAGTGCCGCCAAAAGAACTATAGGCAGCTGGACATCTTTCCCGCCCGGGATGCCTACCATCCTATGAGCGAGTACCCCACCTACCACACCCATGGGCGCTATGTGCCCCCTGGCAGTACCAATCGTAGCCCCTATGAGGAG GTTTCTGCAGGTAATGGTGGCAGCAGCCTCTCTTACACAAACCCAGCAGTGGCAGCCACTTCTGCCAACTTGTAG
- the MUC1 gene encoding mucin-1 isoform X8 — translation MTPGTQSPFFLLLILTVLTVVTGSGHTSSTPGGEKETSATQRSSMSISTKNAIPAPTTTNSCRETFLNCFCRFINKGIFWASPILSSVRDVPFPFSAQSGAGVPGWGIALLVLVCVLVVLAIVYFIALAVCQCRQKNYRQLDIFPARDAYHPMSEYPTYHTHGRYVPPGSTNRSPYEEVSAGNGGSSLSYTNPAVAATSANL, via the exons ATGACACCAGGCACCCAGTCTCCTTTCTTCCTGCTCCTGATCCTCACAGTGCTTACAG TTGTTACAGGTTCTGGTCATACAAGCTCTACCCCAGGCGGAGAAAAGGAGACTTCGGCTACCCAAAGAAGTTCAAtgtccatctctactaagaatgct ATCCCAGCACCAACTACTACCAACAGCTGCAGAGAGACATTTCTGAATTG TTTTTGCAGATTTATAAACAAGGGGATTTTCTGGGCCTCTCCAATATTAAGTTCAG TGCGTGATGTGCCATTTCCTTTCTCTGCCCAGTCCGGGGCTGGGGTGCCAGGTTGGGGCATTGCGCTCCTGGTGCTGGTCTGTGTTCTGGTTGTGCTGGCCATCGTCTATTTCATTGCCTTG GCTGTCTGTCAGTGCCGCCAAAAGAACTATAGGCAGCTGGACATCTTTCCCGCCCGGGATGCCTACCATCCTATGAGCGAGTACCCCACCTACCACACCCATGGGCGCTATGTGCCCCCTGGCAGTACCAATCGTAGCCCCTATGAGGAG GTTTCTGCAGGTAATGGTGGCAGCAGCCTCTCTTACACAAACCCAGCAGTGGCAGCCACTTCTGCCAACTTGTAG
- the MUC1 gene encoding mucin-1 isoform X6, whose amino-acid sequence MTPGTQSPFFLLLILTVLTVVTGSGHTSSTPGGEKETSATQRSSMSISTKNAIYKQGDFLGLSNIKFRPGSVVVQSTLVFREGTTNVHDVETQFNQRKTEAASRYNLMISDISVRDVPFPFSAQSGAGVPGWGIALLVLVCVLVVLAIVYFIALAVCQCRQKNYRQLDIFPARDAYHPMSEYPTYHTHGRYVPPGSTNRSPYEEVSAGNGGSSLSYTNPAVAATSANL is encoded by the exons ATGACACCAGGCACCCAGTCTCCTTTCTTCCTGCTCCTGATCCTCACAGTGCTTACAG TTGTTACAGGTTCTGGTCATACAAGCTCTACCCCAGGCGGAGAAAAGGAGACTTCGGCTACCCAAAGAAGTTCAAtgtccatctctactaagaatgct ATTTATAAACAAGGGGATTTTCTGGGCCTCTCCAATATTAAGTTCAG GCCAGGATCTGTGGTGGTACAATCGACTCTGGTCTTCCGAGAAGGTACCACCAATGTCCACGACGTGGAGACACAGTTCAATCAACGTAAAACGGAAGCAGCCTCTCGATATAACCTGATGATCTCAGACATCAGCG TGCGTGATGTGCCATTTCCTTTCTCTGCCCAGTCCGGGGCTGGGGTGCCAGGTTGGGGCATTGCGCTCCTGGTGCTGGTCTGTGTTCTGGTTGTGCTGGCCATCGTCTATTTCATTGCCTTG GCTGTCTGTCAGTGCCGCCAAAAGAACTATAGGCAGCTGGACATCTTTCCCGCCCGGGATGCCTACCATCCTATGAGCGAGTACCCCACCTACCACACCCATGGGCGCTATGTGCCCCCTGGCAGTACCAATCGTAGCCCCTATGAGGAG GTTTCTGCAGGTAATGGTGGCAGCAGCCTCTCTTACACAAACCCAGCAGTGGCAGCCACTTCTGCCAACTTGTAG